From Roseburia hominis, the proteins below share one genomic window:
- a CDS encoding glycosyltransferase family 4 protein, which produces MKILILANIDMGLYKFRRELLETLVEKHEVYFCVPGGEFVEKIEAIGCKFVSCNVLDRRSTNPIKDLKLVHFYRKTISNIKPDVVLTYTIKPNVYGGLVCGRKGIPYIANVTGLGTTIENGGLLATISISLYKIGLKKANCIFFQNKSNLKLFEDKGIVKGKTRLIPGSGVNLDTYCLEPYPSDSEGIHFLFVGRIMKDKGIEELLQAIHVIHNENKNVVLDIVGWGDEDYSKALEKAEKAGEIVNYGRQNIVHPFYAKCHCIVLPSYHEGMANVLLEASATGRPVIATRIPGCQEAFDENITGYGCEVKSVDSLIEAMRLFLLTTQNQRREMGGAARKKMMREYDRNIVINAYKQEIEYAAQR; this is translated from the coding sequence GAAACATGAAGTGTACTTTTGTGTTCCGGGCGGAGAGTTTGTGGAGAAAATTGAGGCTATTGGGTGCAAATTTGTTTCTTGCAATGTGTTGGATCGAAGAAGTACTAATCCAATTAAAGATTTGAAACTCGTTCATTTCTACAGAAAAACTATTTCAAATATTAAACCTGATGTTGTGTTAACCTATACGATTAAGCCGAATGTATATGGAGGGTTGGTATGCGGTCGAAAAGGAATTCCATACATCGCAAATGTGACAGGGCTTGGTACAACGATTGAAAATGGGGGCCTGTTGGCAACCATATCAATATCTTTATATAAGATTGGATTAAAGAAAGCAAACTGTATTTTCTTCCAGAATAAAAGCAACCTAAAGCTATTTGAAGACAAAGGTATAGTGAAAGGGAAGACAAGGTTGATTCCGGGATCAGGTGTAAATTTGGATACATATTGTTTGGAACCATATCCTTCAGATTCGGAAGGTATTCATTTCTTATTTGTTGGACGCATAATGAAAGATAAGGGAATAGAAGAACTTTTACAGGCCATACATGTTATCCACAATGAAAATAAAAATGTTGTTTTGGATATTGTAGGATGGGGGGATGAAGATTATTCAAAAGCTTTAGAAAAGGCGGAAAAGGCAGGCGAGATAGTAAATTATGGGCGTCAGAATATTGTGCATCCATTTTATGCCAAATGTCATTGCATTGTTCTGCCTTCTTACCATGAAGGTATGGCAAATGTACTGCTTGAAGCGTCTGCAACTGGGCGACCAGTGATTGCTACAAGAATTCCAGGATGTCAAGAAGCATTTGATGAAAATATAACAGGCTATGGTTGCGAAGTCAAAAGTGTGGACAGTTTGATTGAAGCGATGCGTTTGTTTTTGTTAACTACACAGAATCAGCGTAGGGAAATGGGGGGTGCGGCAAGAAAAAAAATGATGAGGGAATATGACCGAAATATTGTTATAAATGCATATAAGCAAGAAATCGAATATGCTGCTCAAAGGTAA